One window of the Gemmatimonas sp. genome contains the following:
- a CDS encoding threonine synthase, translating into MTSATWTLRCSACDTAAERDRASVCGACGQPLFAQYAPVPKGTPLADRWDAWRYAPFMPLEAGEVPVSLGEGLTPMIEAPALAAATGVRRLWIKDESQNPTVSFKARGMSAAVTRAKAQGYPGLVVPTAGNAGAALAAYGAAAGLPVRVFAPRTTPRPILDTIEALGATLVRIDGHIGDAGKLAIAYAAESGYFNVSTLREPYRVEGMKTMGFEMAEQLGWRLPDALVYPTGGGEGTIGIWKAINELMAGGWLPDGAKQPRYVVAQAAGCAPIARAFAANEDRATPWVDPVTYASGLRVPSPLGDRLLLRVLRETHGIADTATEEAIRDWTLRLATATGIDAAPEGGCALSVLHDAVTAGTLSADAEVVVFNTGSGASYRA; encoded by the coding sequence ATGACTTCTGCGACCTGGACTCTTCGCTGCTCGGCGTGCGATACGGCAGCGGAGCGCGACCGCGCCTCCGTGTGTGGTGCGTGCGGACAGCCCCTCTTCGCGCAGTACGCGCCGGTACCGAAGGGGACGCCATTGGCCGATCGGTGGGACGCCTGGCGCTACGCGCCGTTCATGCCGCTCGAGGCCGGCGAAGTGCCCGTGTCGCTCGGTGAGGGGTTGACGCCCATGATCGAGGCGCCGGCCCTCGCCGCCGCCACCGGCGTCCGCCGCCTCTGGATCAAGGACGAATCACAGAATCCGACGGTGTCCTTTAAGGCCCGCGGCATGAGCGCCGCGGTGACGCGCGCCAAGGCTCAGGGGTATCCTGGCCTCGTGGTACCGACGGCGGGCAATGCCGGTGCGGCCCTTGCCGCCTACGGTGCCGCGGCGGGCTTACCCGTGCGCGTGTTCGCGCCGCGGACCACGCCGCGCCCTATTCTCGATACGATTGAGGCGCTCGGAGCCACGCTGGTGCGGATCGATGGACACATCGGTGATGCCGGCAAGCTCGCGATCGCCTACGCCGCCGAATCCGGCTATTTCAACGTGTCCACGCTTCGAGAGCCCTATCGCGTCGAAGGTATGAAGACGATGGGTTTCGAAATGGCAGAGCAGCTCGGCTGGCGATTACCCGACGCGTTGGTCTACCCGACCGGCGGCGGGGAAGGGACGATCGGCATCTGGAAGGCCATCAACGAGCTCATGGCTGGTGGCTGGCTTCCCGACGGGGCCAAACAGCCTCGGTACGTGGTCGCGCAGGCTGCGGGATGCGCACCGATTGCTCGGGCCTTCGCGGCCAATGAGGATCGGGCCACGCCGTGGGTTGATCCCGTGACGTACGCCAGCGGCCTCAGGGTTCCGTCACCGCTTGGCGACCGCCTTTTGCTTCGAGTGCTGCGCGAGACGCACGGCATCGCCGACACGGCGACCGAGGAGGCGATCCGCGACTGGACGCTGCGGTTGGCCACCGCAACGGGCATCGACGCGGCACCAGAGGGCGGCTGTGCGCTCTCCGTACTGCACGATGCGGTGACGGCGGGCACGCTCTCGGCCGATGCCGAGGTTGTGGTGTTCAATACCGGCAGCGGCGCGTCCTACCGCGCATGA
- a CDS encoding FxLYD domain-containing protein, producing the protein MKARMWTTVVSATVLSAGLPMASVAQGACEINDSSPFQVNGAKQYVIAAAAAKRADEVPKHLQNSIRVLTDDPSKIKNEAGRQWMLLRTYAQWLQRENATLVMKRGDVGFTQNPTGSQNLLLGLDSAATAIESMLPQCKEKVRPYRAQFFGEILNKAIAAMSAEQNDSATYFANLSLQVSGTDPRPWNVLSAVYQKQNKIDSAMIAMEKVIALSGSDTLYARVKQQSRYNLAVISLTRAEAEAAGEKKDAEIKTARALLEAYLKDTPGDANAAQALGRAVRLSGDTAAVSAIFADMLSAPDKFSADQLFEAASNAAATGHDADASKLFENGIKKNPYHRVALLNYANVLFTLKDTERMGPVVTRLVEVDPNFDRGYRLMAGLWQLKARAETDAAKKKTANDSVLFYLDKQTKTNPRVDITLAQKSGNAYSVQGTVNNEGSATASWTMKLELLDAAGAVVATKDVAIGPIDAGGNTTFSVKLDAPKAVAYRYAPLK; encoded by the coding sequence ATGAAGGCTCGGATGTGGACGACGGTTGTGAGCGCGACGGTGCTCAGCGCGGGATTGCCGATGGCTTCCGTCGCGCAAGGCGCTTGCGAGATCAACGACAGTAGCCCGTTTCAGGTGAATGGCGCGAAGCAGTACGTGATCGCCGCCGCGGCCGCGAAGCGAGCCGACGAGGTGCCCAAGCACCTGCAGAACTCGATTCGCGTACTCACCGACGACCCGTCGAAGATCAAGAACGAGGCGGGTCGGCAGTGGATGCTGCTGCGCACCTATGCACAGTGGCTGCAGCGCGAGAACGCGACGCTGGTCATGAAGCGCGGCGACGTCGGCTTCACCCAGAATCCGACGGGGAGCCAGAATCTGTTGCTCGGCCTCGATTCGGCGGCGACCGCCATTGAGTCCATGCTGCCCCAGTGTAAGGAGAAGGTACGCCCGTATCGTGCGCAGTTCTTCGGAGAAATCCTGAACAAGGCGATCGCCGCCATGTCTGCGGAGCAGAACGACTCGGCCACGTATTTCGCCAATCTGTCGTTGCAGGTGTCGGGCACGGATCCCCGTCCGTGGAACGTACTGTCGGCGGTGTACCAGAAGCAGAACAAGATCGACAGCGCGATGATCGCGATGGAGAAGGTGATCGCGTTGTCTGGATCCGACACGTTGTACGCGAGGGTCAAGCAGCAGAGTCGGTACAATCTGGCGGTCATCAGCTTGACCCGTGCCGAAGCGGAAGCGGCTGGTGAGAAGAAGGACGCCGAGATCAAGACGGCCCGCGCACTGCTCGAAGCGTATCTCAAAGACACGCCAGGTGACGCCAATGCGGCGCAGGCGCTGGGTCGGGCCGTACGCTTGTCCGGTGACACTGCGGCCGTCTCGGCGATCTTCGCCGATATGCTGAGCGCGCCGGACAAGTTCTCCGCCGACCAGCTCTTCGAGGCGGCGTCGAATGCGGCGGCTACCGGTCATGACGCTGATGCGTCGAAGTTGTTCGAGAATGGGATCAAGAAGAATCCGTATCACCGGGTCGCTCTGCTGAACTATGCCAACGTGCTCTTCACGCTGAAGGACACGGAGCGCATGGGGCCGGTGGTGACGCGTCTCGTGGAAGTCGATCCCAATTTCGACCGTGGCTATCGCCTCATGGCCGGTCTCTGGCAGCTGAAGGCGCGCGCGGAGACCGACGCGGCGAAGAAGAAGACGGCGAACGATTCCGTGCTGTTCTATCTCGACAAGCAGACCAAGACGAATCCGCGGGTGGACATCACGCTCGCGCAGAAATCAGGGAACGCGTATTCGGTGCAGGGAACGGTCAACAACGAAGGCAGCGCGACTGCCTCGTGGACGATGAAGCTCGAGCTGCTCGATGCGGCCGGTGCCGTCGTGGCGACGAAGGACGTGGCGATCGGACCGATCGACGCAGGGGGAAACACGACCTTCTCGGTGAAGCTCGACGCGCCGAAAGCGGTCGCATACCGCTACGCGCCGCTCAAGTAA